Proteins encoded by one window of Bacillus sp. DTU_2020_1000418_1_SI_GHA_SEK_038:
- a CDS encoding ABC transporter substrate-binding protein: MKQLVRALAAVIIVSIGLILLVNKLNSAQGYSSGNTLTIFNWGDYIDQDLIKRFEEETGIKVIYETFDSNEAMLTKIEQGGTSYDIAVPSEYAIDKMRQENLLIPIDHSKVPNLQYIDSRFMDLPFDPGNKYSIPYFWGTVGIAYNKKMLGDIDITSWDDLWDPKFKNQILIIDGAREVMGMGLNSLGYSLNDTDEKHLIEAKEKLDLLTPNIKAIVGDEIRMLLENGEAGIGLVWSGVAQEIMWENEDVEYVVPEEGSNLWFDNMIIPKTSKNPEAAHKFINFILDPEVAAQNTEYVGYSTPNKGALEFMDEEVISDERFYPDEEMTAKLEVYENLGKRMLAYYNDLFLEFKMHRK; this comes from the coding sequence ATGAAACAGCTTGTCCGTGCCTTAGCTGCTGTAATCATCGTTTCAATCGGTTTAATTCTGCTTGTCAATAAACTGAATTCTGCTCAAGGGTATTCAAGTGGAAATACTTTGACGATATTTAACTGGGGAGATTATATCGACCAGGATCTCATTAAACGATTTGAAGAAGAAACCGGGATAAAGGTCATCTATGAAACGTTTGATTCGAATGAAGCCATGTTGACAAAAATTGAACAGGGGGGAACCTCTTACGATATTGCTGTTCCGTCTGAGTATGCAATTGATAAAATGAGGCAGGAAAATTTGCTTATCCCGATTGATCATTCAAAAGTGCCGAACCTTCAATATATCGATTCTCGATTTATGGATTTACCATTCGATCCAGGAAATAAATATTCCATCCCTTACTTTTGGGGAACAGTTGGAATCGCGTATAATAAAAAGATGCTAGGTGATATAGATATAACTAGCTGGGATGATTTATGGGATCCAAAGTTCAAAAATCAAATATTAATTATTGATGGTGCCCGTGAAGTGATGGGAATGGGCTTAAATAGCTTAGGCTATTCTTTAAATGATACAGATGAAAAACACCTTATTGAAGCGAAAGAAAAGCTTGATTTGTTAACACCGAATATTAAAGCGATCGTAGGGGACGAAATTCGGATGTTGTTAGAAAATGGCGAAGCAGGTATTGGCCTTGTCTGGTCCGGAGTAGCGCAAGAAATTATGTGGGAAAATGAAGATGTTGAGTATGTTGTGCCAGAGGAAGGCTCCAATCTCTGGTTTGACAATATGATCATTCCAAAGACTTCAAAAAATCCAGAAGCAGCACATAAATTTATTAATTTTATTCTTGATCCTGAAGTTGCTGCGCAAAATACAGAATATGTTGGGTATTCTACGCCTAATAAAGGGGCACTCGAATTTATGGATGAAGAAGTCATTAGTGACGAGCGCTTTTACCCGGATGAAGAAATGACAGCGAAGCTTGAGGTTTACGAAAACCTTGGAAAAAGAATGCTGGCCTACTACAATGATCTTTTCTTAGAATTTAAAATGCATAGGAAATAA
- a CDS encoding ABC transporter permease: protein MRKKTKLSSIYLAIVFLILYAPIFYLMFYSFNSGGNMYQFEGFTLDWYRELFGDTRLLIIVLNTVIIALLSAAISTILGVAGALAIYYARRRRVKNTLLSLNNVLIVSPDVIIGASFLILFTIIGIKLGFVSVLFAHIAFSVPIVVIMVLPKIEEMSTSMIYAALDLGASRWDVLTKVILPFITPGIFAGFFMALTYSLDDFAVTFFVTGNGFTTLSVEIYSLARRGVSLNINALSTLLFIFTMLLVIGYYFITKRNRPAGMGVKK from the coding sequence ATGAGGAAAAAAACAAAGCTTTCATCAATCTATTTGGCCATTGTATTTCTAATTCTGTATGCTCCAATTTTTTACTTAATGTTTTATTCATTTAATAGTGGCGGAAATATGTATCAGTTTGAAGGATTCACCCTTGATTGGTATCGCGAGCTATTCGGGGATACTAGGCTTCTAATTATCGTGTTAAATACAGTGATTATTGCCCTTTTATCAGCTGCGATCTCTACGATTCTAGGAGTTGCCGGTGCACTTGCCATTTATTATGCCAGAAGAAGAAGAGTAAAAAACACACTTCTTTCTCTCAATAATGTTCTTATTGTCAGCCCAGATGTAATTATCGGAGCGTCATTTTTAATATTGTTTACTATTATTGGCATCAAATTAGGGTTTGTTTCTGTACTATTTGCCCATATTGCCTTTAGTGTACCGATAGTAGTAATCATGGTGCTGCCAAAAATTGAAGAGATGAGTACATCGATGATTTATGCAGCTCTTGACTTAGGTGCAAGCAGATGGGATGTACTGACAAAGGTGATTCTGCCTTTTATCACACCTGGTATTTTTGCAGGATTTTTCATGGCTTTAACGTATTCTCTAGATGATTTTGCCGTTACGTTTTTTGTAACAGGAAATGGTTTTACAACATTGTCTGTTGAAATCTATTCACTTGCAAGACGTGGAGTTTCATTAAATATTAATGCCCTATCTACTTTACTGTTTATTTTCACGATGCTGCTCGTAATTGGTTATTACTTTATCACGAAGCGCAATCGTCCAGCTGGAATGGGGGTTAAGAAATGA
- a CDS encoding ABC transporter permease → MKTNSRNLYLIPYVIWILLFVVTPILLVVYYSFFDIEGQFTFDNYKKFFTPVYLKMTFSSFWYAFLITFFAFIIAYPTAYLLTKTRHKQLWLLLIILPSWINLLLKAYAFIGIFGTYGAANSFLEVMGVGSKQLLFTDFSFIFVSVYIFLPFMILPIFNALDELNPSLVDASNDLGASPWTTFTRVIFPLTLDGVKSGCQVVFIPALSLFMLTRLIAGNRVITLGTAIEQHFLVTQDWGMGSTIAVFLIIAMVLIMVLTGRRKRGIL, encoded by the coding sequence ATGAAAACTAACTCTCGTAATCTATATTTAATCCCTTATGTTATTTGGATTCTACTATTTGTCGTCACACCCATTCTTCTCGTCGTATACTATTCGTTTTTTGATATTGAAGGGCAATTTACTTTTGATAATTACAAAAAGTTCTTTACGCCTGTCTATCTGAAAATGACATTTAGTTCCTTTTGGTATGCGTTTTTAATTACATTTTTCGCCTTTATTATTGCTTATCCAACAGCCTATTTGCTAACAAAAACTAGGCATAAGCAGCTATGGCTATTATTAATTATTCTTCCTTCGTGGATTAATTTATTGTTAAAAGCTTATGCGTTTATCGGTATCTTTGGTACATATGGTGCGGCTAATAGTTTCCTTGAAGTAATGGGGGTTGGCAGCAAGCAGCTTCTATTTACGGATTTCAGCTTTATCTTTGTTTCTGTTTATATCTTTCTGCCATTTATGATCTTGCCGATCTTTAATGCGCTAGATGAATTAAACCCATCTCTAGTCGATGCATCGAATGATTTGGGCGCTTCACCATGGACAACTTTTACCCGTGTTATTTTCCCTTTAACACTGGATGGAGTAAAGTCAGGATGCCAAGTCGTGTTCATTCCTGCACTTTCATTGTTTATGCTTACTAGACTAATTGCTGGTAACCGTGTTATCACCCTCGGAACAGCCATCGAACAGCATTTCCTCGTCACTCAAGACTGGGGAATGGGCTCAACGATAGCTGTCTTCCTAATTATTGCCATGGTACTCATTATGGTACTTACCGGTAGAAGAAAGAGGGGGATCCTATGA
- a CDS encoding ABC transporter ATP-binding protein, which produces MTNNTIIRFENVTKQYDDDPPVLKEVSFEIERGKFYTLLGPSGCGKTTILRLIAGFIEPSSGKVFINEKLVNEVPANKRQVNTVFQDYALFPHLNVFENVAFGLRIKKMKNNEVDRKVKEALRFVNLEGYENREIREMSGGQRQRVAIARAIVNEPEVILLDEPLSALDLKLRTEMQYELRELQRRLGITFIFVTHDQEEALAMSDEIFVLNNGKIEQSGTPTDIYDEPINRFVADFIGESNIVPGTMIKDFSVQFAGKIFDCVDGGLNPNEAVDIVIRPEDLEITKLDSGKLRVKVDTQLFRGVHYEISCYDQDGNEWLVHSTKKAMVGEEIGLYFDPEAIHVMRHGETEEEFDKRLEAYEEGSYEN; this is translated from the coding sequence ATGACGAACAACACTATTATCCGCTTTGAGAATGTAACAAAACAATATGATGATGATCCTCCTGTTTTGAAAGAGGTAAGCTTTGAGATTGAGAGAGGCAAATTCTATACTCTTCTCGGCCCATCAGGCTGTGGAAAAACAACTATATTACGGCTGATTGCCGGTTTTATTGAGCCTTCATCAGGGAAAGTATTTATTAATGAAAAATTAGTCAACGAAGTGCCTGCAAATAAACGCCAAGTTAACACTGTATTTCAGGACTATGCGTTATTTCCGCATTTAAATGTTTTTGAGAATGTAGCATTTGGCTTGAGAATCAAAAAAATGAAAAATAATGAAGTAGACCGTAAAGTAAAGGAAGCACTGCGCTTTGTAAATCTTGAAGGCTATGAAAATCGTGAAATTAGAGAGATGTCGGGCGGGCAGCGCCAGCGTGTTGCCATCGCAAGAGCCATTGTCAATGAACCGGAAGTGATTCTGCTTGACGAGCCTTTATCAGCTCTAGATTTAAAACTTCGTACAGAAATGCAGTACGAGCTTCGTGAGCTGCAGCGCCGATTAGGCATTACGTTTATCTTTGTTACCCATGACCAGGAAGAAGCTCTGGCGATGTCTGACGAGATTTTTGTTTTGAATAACGGAAAAATCGAACAGAGTGGAACGCCAACTGATATATATGATGAACCGATTAACCGATTTGTTGCTGATTTCATTGGTGAATCGAATATTGTACCAGGGACGATGATTAAAGACTTTTCTGTCCAGTTTGCCGGGAAGATCTTTGATTGTGTGGATGGTGGACTAAATCCGAATGAAGCCGTTGATATTGTTATCCGTCCTGAAGATTTAGAAATAACTAAGCTGGATTCAGGAAAACTAAGAGTGAAGGTAGACACTCAGCTTTTCCGCGGTGTTCATTATGAGATTAGCTGCTATGACCAGGATGGAAATGAATGGCTTGTTCATTCAACGAAAAAGGCAATGGTAGGAGAAGAAATAGGGCTGTACTTTGATCCTGAGGCCATTCACGTCATGAGACATGGAGAAACCGAAGAAGAATTCGACAAACGTTTAGAAGCATATGAAGAGGGAAGCTATGAAAACTAA
- a CDS encoding metallophosphoesterase yields MKRIKVIIPVILIISLLLIVLNRTDAKEIMESSLRLRILETTDLHSHMLGFNYKKNKPNLEFGLAKTASLIKQAREEEINSLLFDVGDVLVGSALDEYVDKTNYMDDHYFHPVFKAMNGLNYDAATVGNHEFNHGLDFLHKSLQGAKFPYVNANIYIDDQNQYDGDDLNYFNPFLILDRNFIDTNGNKQKLKVGVIGFLTPIAAEWDKKYFQGKLKIKNIQDTAEHFVPIMKKMGADIIIALAHVGLNPDKGLKEKEGNSVYFLSEVEGIDAILYGHTHLIFPWKNLYSVKDETGTINGVPAVQAGYWGNHLGIIDLELTKMNGNWLVNSSQSMVKPVFQTIKGKSLPLVNEDDKIVKVLEYIHLEIQKFFETSK; encoded by the coding sequence ATGAAAAGAATAAAAGTGATCATTCCAGTCATACTGATCATCAGCCTTTTGCTCATTGTCTTAAATCGGACAGACGCCAAAGAGATCATGGAATCTAGCTTGCGGCTTCGAATTTTAGAAACAACGGATTTGCATTCACATATGTTAGGTTTTAATTATAAGAAAAATAAACCGAATCTAGAATTCGGATTAGCCAAAACTGCATCACTTATCAAGCAAGCGCGTGAAGAGGAAATTAATTCACTGCTTTTTGATGTAGGTGATGTACTTGTAGGAAGTGCTCTAGACGAATATGTGGATAAAACCAACTATATGGACGATCATTATTTTCATCCTGTATTCAAAGCGATGAATGGACTTAATTATGATGCGGCAACAGTAGGAAATCATGAATTCAATCATGGATTAGACTTTTTGCATAAAAGCTTGCAAGGAGCCAAGTTCCCATACGTAAATGCCAATATTTATATAGATGATCAAAATCAATACGATGGCGATGATCTTAATTATTTCAATCCGTTTTTGATCTTAGATAGAAACTTTATTGATACTAACGGAAATAAACAAAAATTAAAAGTTGGTGTTATCGGCTTTCTTACCCCAATTGCAGCCGAATGGGACAAGAAGTATTTTCAAGGTAAATTAAAGATAAAAAATATCCAGGATACGGCTGAGCATTTTGTACCTATCATGAAAAAGATGGGTGCAGACATCATAATCGCACTTGCACATGTTGGATTAAATCCTGACAAAGGTTTAAAGGAGAAAGAGGGGAATTCTGTATATTTTTTAAGTGAAGTAGAAGGGATCGATGCTATTTTATACGGTCATACCCATCTAATTTTCCCTTGGAAGAACCTCTACAGTGTAAAAGATGAAACTGGAACCATTAATGGGGTCCCGGCTGTACAAGCTGGCTATTGGGGAAATCATCTTGGTATTATTGACCTAGAATTAACGAAGATGAATGGAAATTGGTTAGTTAATAGCAGTCAATCAATGGTAAAACCAGTGTTCCAGACTATAAAAGGAAAGAGCCTTCCACTAGTAAATGAGGATGACAAGATTGTGAAGGTATTGGAGTATATACATCTTGAAATCCAAAAGTTTTTTGAAACTAGTAAATAG
- a CDS encoding oxidoreductase → MNRKIAVITGASSGFGLLTAIELAKKNYDVIATMRDTNKSETLLSEARLNRVKGNITVSQLDVTSQPSIENLKQYVEKIGRIDLLFNNAGYASAGFVEEIPIDEYRKQFETNFFGAIAVTQSFLPLMRSQGKGTIINMSSISGRMGFPGMSPYVSSKHALEGWSECLRLEMKPFGVKVVLIEAGSYKTNIWSSGKHITERSLHEESPYYHYMRQIQQYIENGSDSFGDPREVARKITKIAENHQPELRYPIGKGVKQSLLMRNMFKWTFWEKAFIKILNK, encoded by the coding sequence TTGAATAGAAAAATCGCCGTTATTACAGGAGCATCAAGCGGCTTTGGGCTTCTGACAGCTATCGAGCTCGCTAAGAAAAATTACGATGTTATAGCGACCATGAGGGATACGAATAAAAGTGAAACGCTTTTATCAGAGGCAAGATTAAATAGAGTTAAAGGAAATATTACCGTTTCCCAGCTCGATGTTACATCTCAGCCATCCATTGAAAATTTGAAACAATATGTGGAAAAAATTGGCCGGATTGATTTACTATTCAATAATGCCGGATATGCAAGTGCAGGCTTTGTTGAAGAGATTCCTATTGATGAGTACAGAAAGCAATTTGAGACAAATTTCTTTGGCGCTATTGCCGTTACTCAAAGCTTTTTGCCCCTAATGCGCAGCCAAGGAAAAGGTACAATCATTAATATGAGCAGCATCAGCGGGAGAATGGGATTCCCCGGGATGTCTCCCTATGTCTCTTCCAAACACGCTCTAGAAGGGTGGAGTGAATGCCTCAGGCTTGAAATGAAGCCTTTTGGCGTCAAAGTTGTTCTGATCGAAGCAGGATCATATAAGACAAATATTTGGTCAAGCGGGAAGCATATAACTGAAAGATCACTTCATGAAGAATCTCCCTACTATCATTATATGCGTCAAATTCAGCAGTATATTGAAAATGGATCAGATTCGTTCGGTGATCCAAGAGAGGTAGCTAGGAAGATAACTAAGATAGCTGAGAATCATCAGCCTGAGCTAAGATACCCAATTGGCAAAGGTGTTAAGCAGAGCTTACTTATGAGGAATATGTTCAAATGGACATTTTGGGAAAAGGCTTTTATTAAAATCTTAAATAAGTAA
- a CDS encoding M50 family metallopeptidase, whose translation MSLLKQNITWKFSLFIVIAIILTNIPFVGSYIRMINTLIHESGHAIIALLGGKVHTISLFMNTEGVTYTSHTNWFGSFFTGIAGYVFSSFIAYLSFWFISRKQYKPLIIILLLFVGLNLVLWVRNVYGVFWLISFGALFILLLYKGSVSFVQNCLLIIASILLVESLTSSFTILMLSFIQPNAAGDATGLANTTMFIPAQLWGLFFFAQSISFLVAGLKKGIYRIDK comes from the coding sequence TTGAGTTTACTAAAGCAAAATATCACTTGGAAATTCAGTTTGTTTATTGTAATAGCTATTATTCTAACAAATATCCCGTTCGTTGGCAGCTATATACGTATGATTAATACATTAATCCATGAATCTGGCCACGCAATTATAGCCCTATTAGGCGGCAAGGTTCATACAATCTCGTTATTTATGAATACAGAAGGGGTAACTTATACAAGTCATACGAACTGGTTTGGAAGTTTTTTTACCGGGATAGCCGGATATGTTTTTTCATCATTTATCGCATATTTATCCTTTTGGTTCATTAGCAGAAAACAATATAAACCACTTATTATTATTTTGCTACTATTTGTTGGCTTAAACCTGGTGCTTTGGGTTAGAAATGTTTATGGTGTATTTTGGCTTATTTCCTTTGGCGCATTATTTATTCTGTTATTATATAAAGGTTCCGTATCATTTGTACAAAATTGTTTATTGATTATAGCTAGTATCCTTTTAGTAGAATCACTAACATCTTCCTTTACGATCCTCATGCTTAGCTTTATTCAGCCGAATGCAGCAGGGGACGCTACAGGTTTAGCAAATACAACTATGTTTATTCCTGCTCAATTATGGGGATTATTCTTTTTTGCTCAATCGATATCCTTCTTGGTTGCAGGGTTAAAGAAGGGTATTTACCGCATCGACAAATAA
- a CDS encoding AI-2E family transporter, which produces METIRSFINNHSFKRLLIFSILVFLLYMLRSMINLILITFIFSFLLDRLVNIVSNKFNLHRKLTVLISYLLIIGLLSIGVIKYLPIIIVEISQLVTQLQLFLTQPHDHVLVNYVLGMIETKQISNYLEQGFTFLLKYFSGMSKVGIQIMMSLVLSLFFLLEKPKLIEFTSKFKHSKIAPFYNEIEFFAKKFVLTFGKVLEAQFIIALVNCGLTTLALWIMGFPQLMGLSILIFFLGLIPVAGVIISLIPLCAIAYTIGGIMQVIYILIVITIIHAVEAYILNPKLMSSKTDLPVFYTFIVLIFSEHFFGVWGLIVGIPVFVFFLDVLDVRNKKQIN; this is translated from the coding sequence ATGGAAACGATCCGTTCGTTTATTAATAATCATTCATTTAAAAGGCTGCTTATTTTTTCAATCTTAGTGTTTCTTCTTTATATGCTAAGAAGTATGATCAACCTGATCCTAATCACCTTTATTTTCTCCTTTTTATTGGATCGGCTTGTGAATATTGTATCAAATAAATTCAATTTACACCGCAAGCTAACCGTCCTAATCTCCTATTTATTAATTATTGGGCTTTTATCGATCGGTGTTATTAAATACTTGCCAATTATTATTGTAGAGATTTCACAGTTAGTCACACAATTGCAGCTGTTTTTAACACAGCCCCATGATCATGTTCTTGTTAATTATGTTTTAGGCATGATTGAAACAAAACAAATTTCAAATTATTTGGAACAGGGTTTTACTTTTCTACTTAAATACTTTAGCGGTATGAGTAAAGTCGGGATTCAAATCATGATGTCCCTTGTGTTAAGTTTATTTTTTCTTTTGGAAAAGCCAAAGCTTATTGAATTTACTTCAAAATTTAAACATAGTAAAATCGCACCGTTCTATAATGAAATTGAATTTTTCGCAAAAAAGTTTGTTTTAACATTTGGTAAAGTACTTGAGGCTCAATTTATTATTGCGTTAGTCAACTGTGGGCTAACAACTCTAGCGTTATGGATCATGGGCTTCCCGCAGCTAATGGGGCTTTCCATCCTTATCTTTTTCCTTGGCCTCATCCCAGTTGCTGGTGTCATTATCTCGCTAATTCCTTTATGTGCTATTGCCTATACAATTGGCGGCATCATGCAGGTTATCTACATTCTAATTGTGATCACGATCATTCATGCAGTCGAAGCCTATATCTTAAATCCAAAACTTATGTCTTCAAAAACAGACTTGCCTGTATTCTATACCTTTATCGTGTTGATTTTTTCCGAGCATTTCTTCGGTGTTTGGGGTCTAATTGTTGGGATACCAGTATTCGTTTTCTTTTTGGATGTGTTGGATGTGAGGAATAAGAAACAAATAAACTAA
- the htpG gene encoding molecular chaperone HtpG translates to MEKIQFQAESKRLLEMMINSIYSQKEVFLRELISNASDAIDKIYYKALTDENLSFNKEDYYIKVVPNKENRTLSIIDTGIGMTKEELVTNLGIIAKSGSLAFKKENELKDGHDIIGQFGVGFYAAFMVADVVTVISKALGSDQAYKWESEGADGYTITPCDKELVGTEIILKIKENHEEDTYDEYLDEYRLKAIIKKYSDFIRYPIKMDISGKRPKEGSENELEDYTEEQIINSMVPIWRKNKNELTEEDYTAFYNEKHYGFDKPLKHIHISADGTIRYNAILYIPEKIPFDYYSKEFEKGLELYSNGVLIMNKCADLLPDYFSFVKGMVDSEDLSLNISREILQHDRQLKLIAKNINKKIKSELQSLLKNDREKYESFYQSFGRQLKFGVYNDFGMHKEVLQDLLMFYSSKEKKLVTLDEYVSRMPEDQKYIYYASGESNERIAKLPQAELVAEKGYEILYFTDDIDEFAIKMLMTYKEKEFKSVSSADLGIDENENNQDTDKEVNGNKELFDSMKEILSGKVKDVRVSKRLRTHPVCLSSDGEVTIEMEKILNSMPDNQNVKADKVLEINVNHEVFQSLKNAFEKDKEKLTLYTNLLYNQALLIEGLPLQDPVEFTNDICKVMV, encoded by the coding sequence ATGGAAAAAATACAATTTCAAGCTGAATCTAAAAGGCTCTTAGAAATGATGATCAACTCGATCTATTCTCAAAAAGAGGTTTTCCTGCGAGAGTTGATTTCGAATGCTAGTGATGCGATTGACAAAATTTATTACAAAGCATTAACAGATGAAAATTTAAGTTTTAACAAAGAAGACTACTACATAAAGGTTGTTCCTAATAAAGAGAATCGTACTTTATCGATAATCGATACTGGAATCGGAATGACGAAGGAAGAATTAGTAACCAATCTCGGGATCATTGCCAAAAGCGGTTCTTTAGCATTTAAAAAAGAAAATGAACTAAAAGATGGACATGATATTATTGGTCAATTCGGAGTTGGATTTTATGCAGCGTTTATGGTTGCAGATGTTGTAACTGTTATTAGTAAAGCTTTAGGCAGTGATCAAGCCTACAAGTGGGAATCCGAGGGTGCGGATGGATACACAATCACACCATGCGATAAAGAGCTAGTAGGCACTGAAATTATTTTAAAAATAAAAGAAAATCATGAAGAAGATACGTATGATGAGTATCTGGACGAATATCGATTAAAAGCGATCATAAAAAAATACTCAGACTTTATCCGCTATCCGATTAAAATGGATATTAGCGGTAAAAGGCCTAAAGAAGGCAGCGAAAATGAATTAGAGGACTATACAGAGGAACAAATTATTAATAGTATGGTTCCGATTTGGAGAAAGAACAAGAATGAACTCACGGAAGAAGATTATACAGCATTTTATAATGAAAAGCATTACGGCTTTGATAAGCCTTTAAAGCATATTCATATTAGTGCAGATGGAACGATCCGGTACAATGCCATTTTATATATTCCTGAGAAAATTCCATTTGATTATTATTCAAAAGAGTTTGAAAAGGGATTAGAGTTGTATTCAAATGGTGTTTTAATCATGAATAAATGCGCTGATTTGCTTCCAGACTATTTTAGCTTTGTAAAAGGAATGGTTGATTCTGAGGATTTATCTCTTAATATTTCTAGAGAGATCTTACAGCACGATCGCCAATTAAAGCTCATTGCCAAAAATATTAACAAAAAAATTAAAAGTGAACTGCAAAGTTTGCTGAAAAATGATAGAGAGAAATACGAATCGTTTTATCAATCTTTTGGCAGACAGTTAAAGTTTGGCGTATATAATGATTTTGGTATGCATAAAGAGGTTTTACAAGATTTATTAATGTTCTATTCTTCAAAAGAAAAGAAGCTAGTTACTTTAGATGAATATGTATCTCGAATGCCTGAAGATCAAAAATACATCTATTACGCTTCTGGAGAATCGAACGAGAGAATTGCCAAGCTGCCACAAGCAGAGTTAGTGGCAGAAAAGGGCTATGAAATCCTATACTTCACTGATGATATTGATGAGTTTGCCATTAAAATGTTAATGACCTATAAAGAGAAGGAGTTTAAGTCTGTTTCAAGCGCTGATTTAGGTATTGACGAGAATGAAAATAACCAAGATACGGACAAGGAAGTAAATGGGAATAAAGAGCTGTTTGACAGTATGAAAGAAATTTTATCAGGAAAAGTAAAGGATGTAAGGGTATCAAAAAGGTTAAGAACCCACCCTGTTTGTTTATCTTCCGATGGGGAAGTAACAATTGAAATGGAAAAAATCCTTAATTCAATGCCAGATAATCAAAATGTTAAAGCTGATAAGGTTTTAGAAATTAATGTAAATCATGAGGTTTTCCAATCATTAAAGAATGCGTTTGAAAAGGATAAAGAAAAATTGACGTTATATACAAACCTCCTTTATAATCAAGCGCTGTTAATCGAGGGGCTTCCACTCCAAGATCCGGTCGAGTTTACAAATGATATTTGTAAAGTAATGGTTTAA
- a CDS encoding SRPBCC family protein, whose translation MKQWTHEVEIDAPIEKIWNLLNGSLENMQKIMPNVVENTPIKITDEGVGSVYRQKYKEGNRVEEYEVETIEYLDSSTYKKLKVGFTLANMFDITAFYELIHINDEKTLFKYTVTNRPLKWFVKFLLLLSNKKVVVEFSDRVKQIAESEA comes from the coding sequence ATGAAACAATGGACACATGAGGTGGAAATAGATGCCCCTATCGAAAAAATATGGAATCTCCTTAATGGCTCATTAGAGAATATGCAGAAAATAATGCCAAATGTAGTTGAAAACACACCAATAAAGATTACAGATGAAGGGGTCGGAAGTGTATACCGTCAAAAGTATAAAGAAGGTAATCGAGTCGAAGAGTATGAAGTTGAAACAATAGAATATCTGGATTCATCCACGTATAAAAAGTTAAAAGTTGGGTTTACATTGGCAAACATGTTCGACATAACAGCTTTTTATGAATTAATTCATATTAATGATGAAAAGACTTTATTTAAATACACAGTTACCAATCGACCATTAAAATGGTTTGTTAAATTTCTCTTGCTATTATCAAACAAGAAGGTTGTTGTAGAATTTTCGGACAGGGTCAAGCAAATCGCTGAATCTGAAGCTTAA
- a CDS encoding NAD-dependent protein deacylase yields the protein MINRWLKESKYTVVFTGAGMSTESGLPDFRSSKQGLWNKKDPSKIASVKSLNENVDEFIEFYRERVLGVKEYQPHKGHYILAAWEKRGVIQSIITQNVDGFHQLAGNKRVAELHGTLQQLHCQSCGKKYSSEEYINQEYNCQCGGLLRPSIVLFGESLPEAAFQFALNEAEQAELFIVLGSSLTVTPANQFPLIAKKNGAKLVIVNMEPTDFDTYADEVINGKEIGNWLIQLNN from the coding sequence TTGATTAATAGATGGTTAAAGGAATCGAAATATACAGTAGTGTTTACTGGTGCAGGGATGTCAACCGAAAGCGGATTGCCAGACTTCCGCTCTTCGAAACAAGGTTTATGGAATAAAAAGGATCCAAGTAAGATTGCCAGCGTAAAATCACTTAATGAAAATGTGGACGAATTCATTGAATTTTATCGTGAGCGAGTCTTAGGGGTAAAGGAGTATCAGCCGCATAAAGGACACTATATTTTAGCAGCTTGGGAAAAACGCGGGGTTATTCAATCAATAATTACTCAGAATGTCGATGGTTTTCACCAACTCGCAGGAAACAAGAGAGTTGCAGAGCTCCACGGGACATTACAACAATTACATTGCCAGTCTTGCGGGAAAAAATACAGCAGCGAAGAATATATCAATCAAGAGTATAATTGTCAGTGCGGGGGATTATTGCGCCCATCCATTGTGTTATTCGGCGAATCATTACCTGAAGCAGCTTTTCAATTTGCATTGAATGAGGCGGAGCAGGCTGAATTGTTCATTGTTTTAGGCTCTTCCCTTACTGTTACGCCAGCCAACCAATTTCCATTGATTGCAAAAAAGAACGGAGCTAAGTTAGTGATCGTGAATATGGAGCCAACAGATTTTGATACCTATGCTGATGAAGTCATCAACGGTAAGGAGATAGGTAATTGGCTGATTCAACTAAATAACTAA